A DNA window from Chlamydia felis Fe/C-56 contains the following coding sequences:
- a CDS encoding IncA family protein — protein sequence MVCASLCCYLKSENSEKRCCNFSASRVRLVATIVSVMVSLLMLSGAITLAILFGAQLGILYSTVIIGLSVVIGILLITASLKCFTCLALVPQSPRISGQALRGCGEDMEAQHISVGALEDFDTIETALSSELLEYSQKDPAYQDLEDKLARVKENLAAAKIAFAIAAEECRRLENLCKDVEADASINSQYRESSLALWRACLEHVQALQAYECCLDQLSDMHQLNDSQRVAPQREKDVKIRIYTLENRLTLCGEEFDILCAESGLEHEKQGQQSDRKNGHQGQIENFSCLKEEKSHPPCDMDETRVTADEEIRDIDTSCTQHYSVFNTTNVEIADMVLEEEELLNTVIIVDEDIFMDANENLSELSD from the coding sequence ATGGTTTGCGCTTCTCTTTGTTGCTATTTGAAATCGGAGAATTCTGAGAAGCGTTGTTGTAATTTCTCTGCTTCTCGAGTTCGTTTAGTAGCAACTATTGTATCGGTAATGGTGAGTCTCTTAATGCTTAGTGGAGCCATAACTCTTGCTATTCTTTTTGGAGCACAGTTAGGAATCTTATACTCCACAGTAATTATTGGCTTATCTGTGGTGATAGGGATTTTGCTTATCACCGCCAGTTTGAAATGTTTTACTTGCTTAGCTCTAGTCCCCCAGTCTCCCCGTATTTCAGGTCAGGCCTTGCGAGGTTGTGGTGAGGATATGGAGGCACAACACATATCTGTGGGAGCCTTGGAAGATTTTGATACTATAGAAACAGCATTAAGTAGTGAGTTATTGGAATATTCTCAAAAAGATCCTGCTTATCAGGATCTTGAGGATAAATTGGCTCGAGTAAAAGAAAATTTGGCTGCGGCTAAAATAGCATTTGCCATAGCTGCTGAGGAGTGTCGAAGGCTTGAAAATCTATGCAAAGATGTTGAAGCTGATGCAAGTATAAACAGCCAATATCGGGAGAGCTCGTTGGCGTTATGGCGTGCATGTTTGGAGCATGTTCAGGCTTTGCAGGCTTATGAGTGTTGTCTTGATCAACTTAGTGATATGCACCAGCTTAATGATTCCCAACGCGTAGCTCCTCAAAGGGAAAAGGATGTTAAAATTCGCATTTATACTTTGGAGAATCGGCTAACCTTATGTGGCGAAGAGTTTGATATTCTGTGTGCAGAATCAGGGTTAGAGCATGAAAAACAGGGACAACAGTCTGATCGTAAGAATGGGCATCAAGGACAAATAGAAAACTTTAGTTGTTTAAAAGAGGAGAAGTCTCATCCACCTTGTGATATGGATGAGACTAGGGTAACGGCTGATGAAGAAATAAGAGATATTGATACCTCGTGTACGCAGCATTATAGTGTTTTCAATACGACTAATGTGGAGATTGCTGATATGGTTTTAGAGGAAGAAGAGCTTCTCAATACCGTCATAATAGTTGATGAAGATATATTTATGGATGCAAATGAAAATTTATCAGAACTCAGTGACTAA
- a CDS encoding IncA family protein, with product MKCFQANLSSKVEGQGAVSTYVRRTDANTIINTIAIVSGILIIASSIACGFFLGTDLGLLSAILLSIAIVAGLLLIASGLFFFFRGIFTQRELARRATIEQERVLSLSQQLASTKKELESLSSLQMEEQKMPKESNIEEQNHLLQERSERIVHLESLIHQLRKEHAELLKEKDDACCAELKRQTVIRSQLEDQHQEEIMAREKRFCERLRILEDEISNQTTVHNDELTEIRKIISQNQEIINQEIREKEQKISDLQDSMHQQHDVDLDYIHELETLLREREEIVANLQSNMDLYDDLESEVNTSSLPCALIRIRQQKERIALLETINLQLPTRTRNRSSSI from the coding sequence ATGAAATGTTTCCAGGCGAACTTGTCTTCTAAAGTAGAAGGGCAAGGGGCGGTATCTACATATGTAAGAAGAACGGATGCTAACACTATTATAAATACTATTGCAATAGTATCAGGAATTTTAATTATTGCCTCTAGCATTGCATGCGGTTTTTTTTTAGGAACAGATCTGGGTTTATTAAGTGCTATTCTTTTAAGCATTGCTATTGTCGCTGGGTTATTACTTATAGCTAGCGGGTTATTTTTTTTCTTTAGGGGGATTTTTACACAACGAGAGCTGGCTAGAAGAGCTACCATTGAACAAGAGAGAGTTCTTAGTCTTTCGCAACAACTGGCCTCTACTAAGAAGGAACTAGAAAGTTTAAGTTCTCTACAGATGGAAGAACAGAAAATGCCGAAAGAAAGCAATATAGAAGAGCAAAATCATCTTTTGCAAGAAAGAAGCGAACGTATTGTACATCTAGAAAGTCTGATTCATCAGTTGAGAAAAGAACATGCTGAACTTTTAAAAGAAAAGGATGACGCATGTTGCGCAGAGTTAAAAAGACAAACGGTTATACGTTCTCAACTGGAAGATCAGCATCAAGAAGAAATAATGGCCCGTGAAAAAAGGTTTTGCGAACGACTACGTATTTTAGAAGATGAAATATCCAACCAAACAACAGTACATAATGACGAACTGACAGAAATTCGAAAAATTATATCACAAAACCAGGAAATAATTAATCAAGAGATAAGAGAAAAAGAACAAAAGATTTCAGATTTACAAGACTCAATGCATCAGCAACATGACGTAGATCTTGATTATATTCATGAGCTGGAAACTTTACTAAGGGAAAGGGAAGAGATCGTAGCGAATTTACAAAGCAATATGGATCTCTATGATGATCTTGAATCTGAGGTCAACACCTCCTCTCTTCCTTGTGCCCTAATTCGCATCCGTCAGCAAAAAGAGCGGATTGCTTTATTAGAAACCATAAATTTACAACTGCCTACAAGAACACGTAACCGATCATCGAGTATATAG
- a CDS encoding IncA family protein, giving the protein MTTNSLNIGSSSATVVNSVVQKQPLWKVSLNKYQQVAAAIILIAGLVLIGSLVGALVFFALTGPSVLFAAMLMALVSGVVLIAMAGYQLAVGVRKDAKERQLVHEKIQYEVEAALLKDNNKLIERKLEELQKHSDALTGQLLGLAGDLECLKQEKIDLEARVMDLQRQNASLSKLMEEGRPDLVAEIENQRKQCKNLQELLLQAEEKNKSLESTVKKCQTELMIVEQQNTLLIERNKELKVQKAALEKMLEDSKQEIKILKEVLADFEAMNIPGNIAELQAKIEEQKLELESLKDQAEKLLLEKDAVMKESQDLKDLLNSSKLEISKNKLDISKLQSELESLQSQPHGDDGADVDVQEGAEGDAGDNDVAGSEEHTNDDAN; this is encoded by the coding sequence ATGACAACAAACTCATTGAACATAGGTTCTAGTTCAGCCACTGTGGTAAATTCTGTAGTACAAAAACAGCCACTTTGGAAAGTGTCTTTAAATAAATATCAACAGGTTGCTGCTGCTATTATTCTTATAGCAGGCTTGGTTCTCATTGGTTCTTTAGTAGGTGCTTTGGTGTTCTTTGCATTGACAGGACCTTCTGTTCTTTTTGCTGCTATGTTGATGGCTCTTGTTTCTGGTGTTGTTCTTATCGCTATGGCAGGGTATCAGTTGGCTGTAGGAGTTCGAAAAGATGCAAAAGAGAGACAGCTGGTTCATGAAAAAATACAGTATGAAGTTGAAGCAGCATTGCTAAAAGATAACAATAAGCTCATCGAAAGAAAATTAGAGGAGTTGCAAAAACACAGCGATGCATTGACAGGACAATTGCTAGGTTTGGCGGGTGATTTAGAATGTTTAAAACAAGAGAAAATAGACTTAGAAGCTAGAGTTATGGATTTGCAGCGTCAGAATGCTTCTTTGAGCAAATTAATGGAGGAAGGACGTCCAGACTTAGTTGCCGAAATAGAAAACCAAAGAAAACAGTGCAAAAACCTCCAGGAGCTTCTTCTTCAAGCTGAAGAAAAAAATAAAAGTTTAGAGAGCACAGTCAAAAAATGTCAAACAGAGTTAATGATTGTGGAACAGCAAAATACTCTACTTATAGAGAGAAATAAAGAACTCAAAGTTCAGAAAGCAGCGCTTGAAAAGATGTTAGAAGACAGCAAGCAAGAAATTAAGATTTTAAAAGAGGTTCTCGCAGATTTTGAGGCCATGAATATACCAGGCAACATTGCAGAGTTACAAGCAAAGATTGAGGAACAAAAATTAGAGCTCGAATCTCTTAAAGATCAAGCAGAAAAGCTACTTTTAGAGAAAGATGCGGTAATGAAAGAAAGTCAGGATCTCAAAGACCTGTTAAACTCTAGTAAATTAGAGATAAGCAAGAATAAATTAGATATAAGCAAGTTGCAATCTGAATTAGAGAGTTTGCAATCACAACCTCATGGAGATGACGGTGCAGATGTAGATGTTCAAGAAGGTGCTGAAGGTGATGCTGGCGACAATGATGTGGCGGGCAGCGAAGAGCATACTAATGATGACGCTAATTAA